One segment of Triticum aestivum cultivar Chinese Spring chromosome 2A, IWGSC CS RefSeq v2.1, whole genome shotgun sequence DNA contains the following:
- the LOC123190513 gene encoding uncharacterized protein translates to MASPKLAAGDGSYDFHLRSLSAASRDSAAAADPASDPNLLQSVRMVFEMCKEAKGANDEMVARAFPVMNKLFQRCAAAPTLSTASTGVLLLTILQFFLDFGEAVLHDADGSLKTFFRSCLSREFSDPIVAERTLEFLIANKTKILNSFPALVPQFFPLLLKLIASNGDRLDKKFSEVLPLMMSAGSFLPLFLSLMDLPMLVVALEKVERSSGTLIGSSLATIQKSAAPEMLLALMDEAYTGSSIEDQSGNSGSDDSGRLDLADPMFLDLLKDENDGIAAKHWTSPTISSTLQAALNSPQSDRLKQSLKMAPHFLTVFFATALRDVNNSLLCALIPVVMSRYAAMFPDKDFSFEVRKKLSDFLLAAFQRSPDIIALLKKPITDRLGEAHGNPAKMELALHLCWAIGEHGAGGIKHKDVARELFENLELLLYENLATSRLGLSQDPGFDSMGASSRKSSQARLLCFVVTAIAKLATCHNELLPRARVSLAKVARSRTSDRRVWQRACDYLGLMNEPAICLSVLGPSTAQGNGPGIVNWSEGGTKMVAHIPFYLLAEQKGPPSHDFSYADLLPAE, encoded by the exons ATGGcctcgccgaagctcgccgccggcgacggcaGCTACGACTTCCACCTACGCTCGCTCTCCGCCGCATCACGGGACTCCGCCGCGGCCGCCGATCCCGCCTCCGACCCCAACCTCCTCCAGTCC GTGCGGATGGTGTTCGAGATGTGCAAGGAGGCCAAGGGGGCCAACGACGAGATGGTGGCGCGGGCGTTTCCCGTGATGAACAAGCTCTTCCAGCGCTGCGCCGCCGCGCCCACGCTCTCCACGGCCTCCACCGGCGTGCTCCTTCTG ACCATTCTGCAGTTCTTCCTGGACTTTGGGGAGGCGGTCTTGCACGATGCTGATGGTAGCTTGAAAACCTTCTTCCGCTCTTGCTTAAGTAG GGAGTTTTCAGACCCTATTGTCGCAGAACGCACGCTTGAATTCCTGATAGCGAACAAGACGAAGATCTTGAACAGCTTCCCCGCCTTGGTTCCGCAG TTCTTCCCATTGCTGCTGAAGTTGATTGCATCAAATGGTGATAG GTTGGATAAGAAGTTCTCAGAAGTGCTCCCATTGATGATGTCAGCAGGATCTTTTCTTCCTCTCTTCCTGTCCCTTATGGATCTGCCAA TGTTAGTGGTAGCACTGGAAAAGGTGGAAAGAAGTTCTGGAACTCTCATCGGTAGTAGTTTAGCTACTATACAGAAGAGTGCTGCTCCTGAG ATGCTCCTTGCACTGATGGATGAGGCATATACTGGCTCCTCAATAGAAGATCAAAGTGGCAATTCAGGTTCTGATGATAGTGGTCGTCTAGACCTTGCTGACCCAATGTTCCTTGACCTTCTAAAAGACGAGAATGATGGCATTGCT GCAAAACATTGGACATCCCCTACGATATCTTCAACGTTACAAGCTGCACTTAACAGCCCACAGTCTGACAGATTAAAACAATCACTGAAAATGGCACCTCACTTTCTTACTGTATTTTTTGCAACAGCATTGCGGGACGTCAACAACT CACTCTTGTGTGCTCTGATTCCAGTAGTTATGTCAAGATATGCTGCGATGTTCCCTGACAAGGATTTTTCTTTCGAG GTGAGGAAAAAGCTGTCGGATTTCTTATTGGCTGCATTCCAGCGCTCCCCTGACATCATTGCCCTACTAAAG AAGCCTATTACTGATAGACTCGGGGAGGCCCATGGTAATCCTGCAAAG ATGGAATTAGCACTGCATTTGTGTTGGGCCATTGGTGAGCATGGAGCAGGAGGGATAAAGCACAAAGATGTAGCACGTGAACTATTTGAAAATCTGGAGTTGCTACTATACGAAAACCTGGCAACTAG TCGTTTGGGATTAAGTCAAGACCCAGGGTTCGATTCTATGGGTGCAAGCTCTAGAAAGTCATCCCAAGCTAGGCTCCTATGCTTTGTGGTGACTGCCATTGCGAAGCTAGCAACTTGCCATAACGAGCTGCTTCCAAGAGCACGTGTGTCATTGGCTAAG GTCGCTCGGTCCAGGACCTCAGACAGGCGAGTCTGGCAGCGCGCCTGTGACTACTTAGGGCTCATGAATGAACCAGCCATTTGTTTGTCTGTACTGGGACCATCCACTGCCCAAGGAAATGGTCCTGGGATTGTGAACTGGAGCGAAGGAGGAACCAAGATGGTAGCTCACATTCCGTTTTACCTTTTAGCAGAACAGAAAG GTCCACCATCTCATGATTTTTCATATGCGGACCTCCTCCCCGCAGAATGA